The following are encoded together in the Vigna angularis cultivar LongXiaoDou No.4 chromosome 9, ASM1680809v1, whole genome shotgun sequence genome:
- the LOC108322603 gene encoding mediator of RNA polymerase II transcription subunit 19a — MDPEGKKFGGGPRELTGAVDLISHFKLLPHYEFFCKRPLPVPIADTHYLHNVVGDTEIRKGDGMQLDQLIQYTSSFRDTNARIQPFDLDVLKEAFQLRETAPVDLPAAEKGIPTISGKSKSENKDKEKKHKKHKDKDKDKDKDKDKEHKKHKHRHKDRSKDKDKDKDRDKKKDKSGHRDSSADHSKKHHEKKRKHDGDDDVNDVHKHKRSKHKSSKIDELGAIKVAG; from the exons ATGGATCCTGAAGGCAAAAAGTTTGGAGGAG GACCAAGAGAATTGACAGGTGCTGTGGATCTTATAAGTCATTTCAAATTACTACCCCACTATGAGTTTTTCTGCAAGAGGCCTCTCCCTGTTCCTATTGCGGACACACACTACCTTCACAATGTTGTAGGAGACACAGAAATAAGAAAAGGAGATGGGATGCAATTGGATCAACTTATTCAGTATACATCCTCCTTTAGAGATACAAATGCTCGTATTCAGCCTTTTGACCTAGATGTTCTCAAGGAGGCTTTTCAACTAAGGGAAACAGCTCCCGTTGACTTGCCTGCT GCGGAGAAAGGGATTCCTACTATTTCAGGAAAAtcaaaaagtgaaaacaaagaCAAGGAGAAGAAGCATAAAAAGCACAAAGACAAGGACAAAGACAAGGACAAAGATAAGGACAAGGAGCATAAGAAGCACAAGCATCGTCATAAAGACCGAAGCAAAGACAAAGACAAGGACAAGGATAGGgacaaaaagaaagataaaagtgGACATCGTGATTCCAGTGCTGATCACTCAAAGAAACACCATGAAAAG AAAAGGAAGCATGATGGAGATGATGATGTTAATGATGTGCACAAACACAAAAGGAGTAAG CACAAGAGCTCAAAAATTGATGAATTGGGAGCAATTAAGGTCGCTGGCTAA